GATGTCGAACGAGCCGCTCAGGTTCAGCGGAGCCTGCTCGTCGAGGCCGCAAAGACGGCGCAAGGCAATTTCCTGATTGTGCAGCTGCGTTTCGTAATCGATCTTGCGATTTCCGGCAGCGGCGAGACGCACCTGGGTGGTCAGCAGGTCGAAACGGGTCGCGGCCCCTTCATCGTAGCGTTTCTGCATGTGATCGAGGTTTTTCTGCAGGGCGTCGATCTCCTTCTGCTGCACGCTGACCGCCTCCTGGAGGAACAGCACCGAGTAGAAGGCCCGGATGGTGGCCAGCGAAAGATCGCGCAGGGTGATCTCCTGCCGGATGCCCGCCGAGTTGCGTCCGGCCTTGGCCAGATCGACCGTGCGGCCTGTGCGTCCGAAATCGTACAGCATCATTTCGGCGGTGACGCGCGCGTCGTAGTTGTCGTTCGGTACGAACTGGATGGTGGCGCCGCCGAAATTTGCCTCGGCGACCGGATCCAGGTAGCGGTAGCCGGCGCTTGCGGACAGATGCGGGAAGTAGCCGCTGCGTCCCCGGGTGACCTGCGCATCGGCAGCCTTGACCTCCTCGACAGCCTGCAAGGCTCGCGGATTGTGCTCGCGGGTCATGCGCAGCGCCTCGTCCAGCGTGATCGGTTCAGATGTTGCCGGGGCTATCTCCTCAGCGCGGAGCGGCTGCGCCGTCGTCATCACTGCGGCGATCAGGAGGAGGGTGGCAATGGATTTGTTGTGCTTCATAGATTTGAACAATTCCTGTGTTGGTCGGTCAAATGTTCTCTTTTCATTGGAACCGTTATCGGGATCGACATGGTTCTGGTCCGGCGCCGATCCCGATTTCGATTCTTTCATCGTTCGTTTTGCATTTTCATCGTGTAGTCTTCTGAGGCAGTGCCGCTTCTTTGCCGGGCAGCCTCGATCAGCATGGTATCAAGGTTTATTCATCAATTATCGTGCCAGTTGTCGATTTTGCCTGTAGGCCCTGCTTTTCAAGGCTTTGAGCTTGTTATTTATTTCTTGTTTTTCTGAAAATTTCAGAAAATTCTCTTAACTTCCTTCTGAATAAATCAGAAAATCAGCTATGACAACCACGCACTTGCCCGAGGCGCTTCGGCTCATGCAGTATATCGGCGACGCCATCGGCACCATCCGTGACCCGCAGGAGCTGTTCCGCACGGTCACCGACAAGCTTCGCCTCATCTTTCCGTTCGATTCGGCGGTGATCATCACCCTCGACCGGGACCGCCGCCGCGTGAGTGTTTTTTTCGAGATGCTGCGCTTCGAGTTGCCCGACCATCTGCGGGTGCAGCGGCGCCCCATTACCGGCACCTGGCTTGAGGCGCATCTCGACGACCGCGGGGTGACCGTCGCCTCCATCGCTCACGATATTCCTGCGTTTGGCGAGGAGGATGCTCCGCTGCTCCGGACGCTGCACGAGTTGGGAATGCGGCAGATTGTGCTTTCGCCGCTTCGTTCCGGTGGGCGGGTGATCGGTTTTCTCAGCTTTGTTTCTGCAGAGGAGAAGCTGTGGAGCGATGGCGATAAATCGCTGCTTTCCGGGGTCAGCTCCTCCATCGCCATCGCGGTGAGCAATGCGCTGGCCTACGACGAGCTGCGCCAGCGCGAGGCGGAAACCGCCATGCAGCTTGCGATCAACAATGCACTCTTCACCACCAAGGATCGAAGCCAGATGCTGCTGACTGTCTGCGAGCAGATCAGCCGCCTCGTGCCCTGCTCGTTTCTTGGCATCCGCGTGGTTGGTTCGGACGGGCGGTTCCGTATTTACGATAACTTCATGCGCGGGTCGGGCAGCAGTTTCGCGCCCTTTTCGCCACTCGAACATCTTGAAATGTTGCCCGACGACCCCGTTGCGCGGGAGAGCATTGAGGTGATTTCGCGGCCCGGCATCTATTCCGGCGAGCGCTTTGAAGAGCTGTGCCGGGATTTTCGCATTCTCGAACTGGTGCGCGATCGCTTCGGCATCAGCTCGATCATCGTCGTGCAGCTTTGGGATTTGCCCGGCAGCCGCGCGGGGCTGATCATTTCAGGCGTCGGCGTTACGCTGGGCGACGAGGAGGCGCGCACGGTCAGCCTCATTGTGCCACAGCTCGCGCTGGCATTGCAGAACTACCTCGCTTTCGACGAGATCGACCGGCTGCGCCGCAAGCTCGAAGGGGAGCGCACCTACCTCGTCGAGGAGATCCGCGCTGCACACAACTTCGAAGAGATCGTCGGCAACAGCGCACCGCTGGCCGAGGTGCTGCGGCGAGTCAGCCTGGTTGCTCCGACCGATGCCACGGTGCTTATCGAGGGCGAAACCGGCACCGGCAAGGAGCTGATCGCCCGCGCGATCCACAACCTTTCGCCGCGCAAGGAGCGGGTGCTGGTGAAGGTCAACTGCGCCGCCCTGCCCGCATCGCTGATCGAGTCCGAGCTGTTCGGCCACGAAAAGGGGAGCTTCACCGGCGCGACTGAACGGCGCATCGGCAAGTTCGAGCTGGCCGACGGCGGCACGATCTTCCTCGACGAAATAGGCGAGCTTCCGCTGGAGCTTCAGGCCAAGCTGCTGCGGGTGCTTCAGGAGAAGGAGCTCGAACGCATCGGCGGGCGGAGCGTGATTCCGGTCGATGTGCGGGTCATCGCCGCCACCAACCGCGACCTTGAAAAGGAGGTCGCCACCGGTCGCTTCCGTCAGGATCTCTACTTCCGGCTCAACGCCTTTCCCCTATCGGTGCCGCCGCTTCGCGAACGCCGCGACGACATCCCCGTGCTCGCCATGTACTTTGCCCGCAAATTCGCTCGCGAGTTCGGCAAGCCGGAACGCGCCATCCGTGAGCACGATATGAACGAGCTGGTCTCGCGAGAGTGGCGGGGCAACATCCGTGAACTCTCCCACACCATTGAGCAGGCGGTGATTGTCTCCGAAGGTGACACGCTCGACCTCTCCTCAGCCCTGCCTCCGAGGGGTGAGCCTGGCATGGAGGCGCAGGCGGAGGTCATGACGATGCAGGAGTTCGAGGAGCAGGCGCGGAACATGGAGCGCAAGCTCATTCTCGATGCCCTCGACCGCGCCGGAGGCAAGGTCAGCGGTCAGGGTGGCGCGGCCGAGCTGCTCAGGCTCAACGCCAAGACGCTCTATTCCCGCATCGACAAGCTGGGAATTCGCAAGCGGTACGGGGCGGGGTGAGCAAGGATTTGCTTACATTAACCCATATGCTTCTTTTTTTCAGTCTTATCGTTGCTTCCGGTTCTTTTGAAACAACGCCAACCCCTAAATCAAAAAGATCATGAAAGCTATCTCCCGTCGATTGTTTGCCGCTGTGCTGGTGCCGGGTCTCTTGCTCTCGGCATGTGGCGACAAAAAAGAGGCCAATGCGCCCGGTTCAGCCGCCGTTGAGCAGGCCTCACCCGCGATTGCAGGTCCGTTTACCGGCGTCCTGACCATGAAAACCACCATGCCGAACGCAGGCACGAGCGACATGAAGCTCTATATCGGCCCGAAAGGAATGCGCGCAGAGAGCAAGACCGCCGTTGGCGGTGCCGGTACGATTTCAATGACCGTGCTGTCGCTTACGGATAAGCCCGATAAAATCTACATGATCAACGAAGCGGCCGGTTCCTGCATGGAGCTGGATGTGTCAAAAGTCAAAGAGGAGGCGCCCGACGATCCATATCTGGATGCGAAGATCGAAAAGCTCGGCAAGGAGGAGGTGAACGGCTTCGACTGTAACCATGTCCGGATTTCATGGCCTGACAAACAGAACACCGTTGATCTCTGGGTGAGCAAGGATATTCTCGACTACTTCGCCTACGCGCGCATGCAGGGTTCGGAAGATCGCAAATATGAGCAGCTCGCCGAAAAACTCAAGGCTGCCGGTCTCGACGGCTTCCCCGTCAAGACGCTGATTTCTCCGGAAGGCGTGGTCACCGAGCTGGTCAAGGCTGAGCGCACCACTCCGGACAGCGCCCTTTTCGAAGTTCCGGCCAACTGCACGAAGCTGGAAATCCCCACAATGCCAGACGGCCCGCAGGGGATGAGCGAAGAGAAGATGAAAGAGATGGAAGAGTTTGGCCGCCAGATGATGCAGCAGATGCAGCAGAAGTAAGTCAGCATGACGATAAAGACGAAACCCCCGGCGATGTCGGGGGTTTCGTCTTTTATGGGGTGGCTGGGTTGGCGATTAATTTGTCGCCGTCTCCATCTCCTTCTTCTTGAACTCGATTGCCAGCCACTTCTCCTCATAACCGGCGTGCGCAACCTTCATCCCGGCGAGGAACGTGGGAAGGATGACGCCCTTCTGGTAGTTACCGATTCTGACCGTCAGCGAGTCGCCGACCTGCGTGACGTTGGCGGCCATGCGGTTGTCGAAGACGAAAGGCAGGCGGAGCTTCATGATGTAGTGGCCTTCACTGACTTTGTGAATATCCACATGCTCTTCGTGGTAGAAGATGTCCAGCGGGTTGCGCTCGCCGTAGACCGTTTCACCCACCTTTTTGAGCATCTCCATGCCGAGCACCTCCTTGCGGTAGAGCGGCACTTTGGTTATGGGAATCGGTGCGAATGAGGTCTCGATCTCTTCGATGTACTTTTTCTGAATCTCTTTCCACCCCTCGAAGTAGTGGCCGTCAACGTCGTCCATATAGACGCGGTTGATGATGATCTGGTCAACCGTGATGCCGTAGAGGTTCAGGTAGGTGAGAGCCCTCATCGACTCCTTGATGACCATTTTTTCGGGGTTCATGACGAGCCGGACGGTGGTTTTTGAATCGTCGGACAGGAGCTCGATGATTCCTTCGATCGATGAAAAGAGGTGGTCGACCTGGTCATAGACTTCCGTTTCCGGCACGAAGTCGTGCAGGCGGCCGATGCGCTTGGAGAGCGGGCGGATGACCGGTTTGACCACATATTTTTCCATGTTGCGCATGAGCTTGAGCATCCAGCCGAAGGTCTCCGGAATAGAGAGCAGACGCAGGGTTTCGCCGGTTGGTGCGCAGTCCACAACGAGCAGGTCGTATTCGTTGGAGTCGTTGTAGCGCTTGATGTAGGAGAGCGAGAAGAGCTCCTCCATGCCGGGCAGCACACCCATCTCCTCGACGTAAATGCCTTCGATGCCCTGCACCTCCATCAGGTGGGCGAAGTGCTCGCGTACCACCTCCCAGTTGAGCGAAAGGTCGCCGTATACGCTGACCTCCTGGCCCCAGAGATTGTCGGCGATCTTGACCGGTGATGGGCCGAGTTCGATGTCGAAGGAGTCTCCGAGGCTGTGCGCCGGGTCGGTGGAGATCACGAGTGTTTTGTAGCCCTGCGAGGCCGCCCTGACGGCGGTTGCCGCAGCGACGGAGGTTTTGCCCACGCCGCCTTTCCCGGTGAACACGATGTTTCTCATGGCTGGAATGGTTGGGTTGCCCTGAATCCGATCGTAGAAATGTTAACAGGATCGCGCTCTTGAAAATTCAGTTCAGGTGCGTGTTCAGGGGCGATAAAGCGCAGCCAGGAAGAGCCGCTGGTTCGTCGATTGTCAGGGGGTTAAGGATGCTTTTTCGTGTTCCGGCACTTTCGAGGCAAAATTTCCGTTAATCGGTTAATCAGTAGTTGTACATGATCGGGATTGCTTACTTTTCATGTGTAAAAACAGGATGATTCTTGGTTTATTATGACTATATGGTTATAGTTGAATTCGGTTGTCCATGATTCCCGGTGTTTTGTTGTTGTGTGCCCGCTCTTTGCCGAGCTGCCGCTTCAGCCGGGACGTGAACGTTGAAATGGCTACGAGGAACGACCTCTTGACGGTGGTTTTGGCTTCCTGTGATGGACATTTCGTTTAACAATTGAAACTGCACAATCAGTATGGCAAAGGTTGTCGTTTTGGGAGCTGGCGTTTCAGGGCATACCTGCGCCTCCTTCCTCAAGAAAAAGCTCGGGAAGAACCACGAGGTGGTGGTGGTTTCGCCCAATAGCTATTATCAGTGGATTCCGTCGAACATCTGGGTCGGTGTCGGCCAGATGACCATCGACGATGTTCGCTTCAAGCTGCACAAGGTTTATGATCGCTGGGGAATCGATTTCAAGCAGGCGAAAGCCGTTTCGATCCATCCGGAGGGTGACGCCTCTATCGACAAAGGGTACGTCACGATCGAATACACCGATCCGGAGTACGCCGGTCAGACCGAAATCGTCGATTACGACTATCTGGTCAACGCTACCGGTCCGAAGCTGAACTTCG
This portion of the Chlorobaculum parvum NCIB 8327 genome encodes:
- a CDS encoding TolC family protein, with product MKESKSGSAPDQNHVDPDNGSNEKRTFDRPTQELFKSMKHNKSIATLLLIAAVMTTAQPLRAEEIAPATSEPITLDEALRMTREHNPRALQAVEEVKAADAQVTRGRSGYFPHLSASAGYRYLDPVAEANFGGATIQFVPNDNYDARVTAEMMLYDFGRTGRTVDLAKAGRNSAGIRQEITLRDLSLATIRAFYSVLFLQEAVSVQQKEIDALQKNLDHMQKRYDEGAATRFDLLTTQVRLAAAGNRKIDYETQLHNQEIALRRLCGLDEQAPLNLSGSFDITVADKDANRLAAAALEQRPELMLARENLKAASYKKSLAGKEFLPKIVGSASWGTANGYMPDIDKMRTNVAAGVELQVPIFDGFGRSAALREAAAMKRSAEQQQLDTEQMAQAEIRQSLNDLKSSEQKIETTCLQVSQADLAAQHARIRYDNGLATTLDLLDAEAALAEAELAHLQARYEYVLNAYDVRRASGDLIAQKQEKGS
- a CDS encoding sigma-54-dependent Fis family transcriptional regulator produces the protein MTTTHLPEALRLMQYIGDAIGTIRDPQELFRTVTDKLRLIFPFDSAVIITLDRDRRRVSVFFEMLRFELPDHLRVQRRPITGTWLEAHLDDRGVTVASIAHDIPAFGEEDAPLLRTLHELGMRQIVLSPLRSGGRVIGFLSFVSAEEKLWSDGDKSLLSGVSSSIAIAVSNALAYDELRQREAETAMQLAINNALFTTKDRSQMLLTVCEQISRLVPCSFLGIRVVGSDGRFRIYDNFMRGSGSSFAPFSPLEHLEMLPDDPVARESIEVISRPGIYSGERFEELCRDFRILELVRDRFGISSIIVVQLWDLPGSRAGLIISGVGVTLGDEEARTVSLIVPQLALALQNYLAFDEIDRLRRKLEGERTYLVEEIRAAHNFEEIVGNSAPLAEVLRRVSLVAPTDATVLIEGETGTGKELIARAIHNLSPRKERVLVKVNCAALPASLIESELFGHEKGSFTGATERRIGKFELADGGTIFLDEIGELPLELQAKLLRVLQEKELERIGGRSVIPVDVRVIAATNRDLEKEVATGRFRQDLYFRLNAFPLSVPPLRERRDDIPVLAMYFARKFAREFGKPERAIREHDMNELVSREWRGNIRELSHTIEQAVIVSEGDTLDLSSALPPRGEPGMEAQAEVMTMQEFEEQARNMERKLILDALDRAGGKVSGQGGAAELLRLNAKTLYSRIDKLGIRKRYGAG
- a CDS encoding DUF4412 domain-containing protein codes for the protein MKAISRRLFAAVLVPGLLLSACGDKKEANAPGSAAVEQASPAIAGPFTGVLTMKTTMPNAGTSDMKLYIGPKGMRAESKTAVGGAGTISMTVLSLTDKPDKIYMINEAAGSCMELDVSKVKEEAPDDPYLDAKIEKLGKEEVNGFDCNHVRISWPDKQNTVDLWVSKDILDYFAYARMQGSEDRKYEQLAEKLKAAGLDGFPVKTLISPEGVVTELVKAERTTPDSALFEVPANCTKLEIPTMPDGPQGMSEEKMKEMEEFGRQMMQQMQQK
- a CDS encoding ArsA family ATPase, whose protein sequence is MRNIVFTGKGGVGKTSVAAATAVRAASQGYKTLVISTDPAHSLGDSFDIELGPSPVKIADNLWGQEVSVYGDLSLNWEVVREHFAHLMEVQGIEGIYVEEMGVLPGMEELFSLSYIKRYNDSNEYDLLVVDCAPTGETLRLLSIPETFGWMLKLMRNMEKYVVKPVIRPLSKRIGRLHDFVPETEVYDQVDHLFSSIEGIIELLSDDSKTTVRLVMNPEKMVIKESMRALTYLNLYGITVDQIIINRVYMDDVDGHYFEGWKEIQKKYIEEIETSFAPIPITKVPLYRKEVLGMEMLKKVGETVYGERNPLDIFYHEEHVDIHKVSEGHYIMKLRLPFVFDNRMAANVTQVGDSLTVRIGNYQKGVILPTFLAGMKVAHAGYEEKWLAIEFKKKEMETATN